Proteins from a genomic interval of Musa acuminata AAA Group cultivar baxijiao chromosome BXJ1-9, Cavendish_Baxijiao_AAA, whole genome shotgun sequence:
- the LOC103998313 gene encoding S-adenosylmethionine decarboxylase proenzyme produces MTTSDTLPERTRLHYSLDLICIHTVSTHLCDCFFRYPTEMASPVSAIGFEGFEKRLEISFSGHGRRQDLRSLSMAQLDTILRPAECTIVAALSNKFVDTYILSESSLFIYPHRIIIKTCGTTRLLLSIPPLLHLAADLSLSVASVRYTRGGFRFPEAQPFPHRSFAEEVAVLDRHFTRLGCSSKAYSMSSSLKSQQWHVYSATAARSDRPLYTLEMCMMGLDRKRAAVFYGKQHNTASEMTIASGISDILPGSQICEFQFDPCGYSMNSVEGAAISTIHVTPEDGFSYASFETMGYDAEVIDLGRLITRVLACFRPAEFSIAVETDGVGEGSPRGVALDVSGYVSGERRYKEMGRGSVVYQSFKACDCESPTSILKNLWDDMDPHRSNL; encoded by the coding sequence ATGACCACAAGTGACACTCTTCCAGAACGCACGCGATTGCATTACTCGCTCGATTTGATCTGCATACATACCGTTTCTACTCACTTGTGTGACTGTTTCTTCCGATATCCCACCGAAATGGCATCGCCTGTCTCTGCAATTGGATTCGAGGGATTCGAAAAGAGGCTTGAGATCTCATTCTCTGGGCATGGAAGAAGACAAGACCTTCGATCCCTCTCCATGGCACAACTGGATACCATTCTGCGACCAGCTGAGTGCACGATAGTAGCAGCACTGTCGAACAAGTTTGTGGACACCTATATCTTATCCGAATCCAGTCTCTTCATCTACCCTCACAGGATCATCATCAAGACCTGTGGCACCACAAGGTTGCTCCTATCGATCCCTCCTCTCCTTCATCTGGCTGCAGACTTGTCTCTCTCGGTTGCATCTGTAAGATACACTCGCGGAGGCTTCAGATTCCCAGAAGCACAGCCGTTCCCTCATCGCAGCTTCGCGGAGGAGGTTGCGGTCCTCGATAGGCACTTCACTCGGCTTGGTTGCAGCAGCAAAGCATACAGTATGAGTAGCTCGCTGAAGTCTCAGCAATGGCATGTGTACTCTGCGACTGCGGCGCGCTCCGACCGACCTCTCTACACTCTCGAAATGTGCATGATGGGTTTGGACCGCAAACGTGCTGCAGTCTTCTACGGGAAGCAGCACAACACAGCGTCCGAGATGACCATTGCTTCCGGGATCAGCGACATCCTTCCCGGCTCCCAGATATGTGAGTTCCAGTTCGATCCCTGTGGTTACTCCATGAATTCCGTCGAAGGAGCTGCCATCTCCACCATCCATGTGACGCCGGAGGATGGATTCAGCTACGCCAGCTTCGAAACGATGGGTTATGATGCTGAGGTGATCGACTTGGGCCGGCTGATTACTCGGGTTTTGGCGTGCTTCAGACCCGCCGAGTTCTCGATCGCGGTCGAAACAGATGGCGTCGGTGAGGGATCGCCACGGGGAGTTGCGTTGGATGTGAGTGGGTATGTCAGCGGAGAGAGAAGGTACAAGGAGATGGGAAGAGGCAGTGTGGTGTATCAGAGTTTCAAGGCATGTGACTGTGAATCTCCGACATCAATTCTGAAGAATTTGTGGGATGATATGGATCCTCACAGGTCTAATTTGTAG
- the LOC135586815 gene encoding ruBisCO large subunit-binding protein subunit beta, chloroplastic-like — MAATSPTPLAAPQLPFSPRRPPPRPISKELHFNHDLSATKKLQAGVDLVANLVGVTLGPKGRNVVLGNKYGPPRIVNDGETVLKEVELEDPLENVGVKLVRQAGARTNDLAGDGCTTSIILAQGLISEGVKVLAAGMNPIQVARGIEKTAKALVSKLKLMSREIEDNEIANVAAVSAGNDHAVGSMIAEAVRRVGRKGVVRIEDGRSTENGLQIVEGMQFDRGYLSPYFVTNRADMLVEFNNCKILLIDKKITNAREMLKILDGAVKENFPLLIVAEDFEPEALAPVIRNKLKGVLKAAAIKAPSFGERKTDYLNDIAVLTGGTVIRDDMGLTLDTVGKEVLGSSVKVIIGKDSTLIVTDGSTQHAVEKRVAQIRSLEQYSEEKFQKKILNERIARLCSGIAIIQVGAQTVVELKDKKLRIEDSLNATKAAIEEGVVVGGGCTLLRLSTMVDGIKDYLDNEEQKIGADIFKRALSYPAKLIAKNAGVNGDVIVNKVLSNDDIRYGYNAAMNCYEDLVAAGILDPSKVVRCCLEHAAATAKTFLTSDLVVVDVKGTETISMRMPPRRPMPMSNMMQPPLPASKFMRMPGIAL, encoded by the exons ATGGCAGCAACTTCTCCCACTCCTCTCGCTGCTCCTCAGCTGCCATTCTCACCCAGGAGGCCTCCCCCCAGGCCCATCTCCAAAGAGCTGCACTTCAACCATGACCTCTCTGCCACCAAGAAGCTACAG GCTGGAGTGGACTTGGTGGCGAATTTGGTTGGAGTGACTTTGGGTCCCAAGGGAAGGAATGTGGTGCTGGGTAACAAGTATGGCCCTCCTAGGATTGTCAATGATGGGGAGACTGTTCTTAAAGAG GTTGAATTGGAGGACCCATTGGAGAATGTGGGTGTCAAGTTGGTGAGACAAGCCGGTGCAAGAACAAATGATCTTGCTGGTGATGGATGCACTACTTCCATCATTCTTGCTCAGGGTTTGATTTCTGAAGGTGTTAAG GTACTAGCTGCTGGAATGAATCCTATACAAGTTGCAAGGGGAATTGAAAAAACTGCTAAAGCTCTTGTTTCCAAACTCAAGTTGATGTCAAGGGAG ATTGAAGACAACGAAATTGCAAATGTAGCAGCAGTTAGTGCTGGAAATGACCATGCAGTAGGAAGTATGATTGCAGAAGCTGTTAGAAGAGTTGGTAGGAAAGGTGTAGTTAGAATTGAAGATGGAAGAAGCACAGAGAACGGCTTGCAAATTGTTGAAGGCATGCAATTTGATCGTGGTTATTTGTCACCATACTTTGTTACCAATCGTGCAGATATGCTAGTGGAGTTCAACAACTGCAAG ATACTTTTGATTGACAAAAAAATCACCAATGCAAGGGAGATGTTAAAAATATTGGATGGTGCAGTCAAAGAGAATTTTCCGTTGTTGATAGTTGCAGAGGATTTTGAGCCAGAAGCTCTTGCCCCAGTTATTAGAAATAAACTCAAAGGTGTTCTGAAGGCAGCTGCTATCAAAGCTCCCTCCTTTGGAGAGCGAAAGACTGACTACTTAAATGACATTGCTGTCTTGACTGGAG GTACTGTTATTAGAGATGATATGGGATTGACTCTTGACACGGTTGGCAAGGAGGTTTTGGGTTCTTCTGTGAAGGTGATAATAGGAAAGGATTCAACTTTAATAGTAACTGATGGGAGCACCCAGCATGCAGTGGAAAAGCGGGTTGCTCAGATAAGAAGTCTTGAACAG TACTCTGAAGAGAAGTTCCAGAAGAAAATACTGAATGAGAGGATAGCAAGGCTATGTAGTGGTATTGCCATTATTCAG GTAGGTGCACAAACAGTGGTTGAATTGAAAGACAAAAAGCTGAGAATTGAAGATTCTCTAAATGCAACAAAG GCAGCTATTGAAGAAGGTGTTGTAGTTGGTGGTGGGTGTACCTTATTAAGGTTATCTACCATGGTTGATGGTATCAAAGATTATCTGGATAATGAAGAACAGAAG ATTGGTGCTGATATCTTTAAACGGGCCTTAAGTTACCCTGCAAAACTGATAGCAAAAAATGCTGGCGTAAATGGAGATGTTATTGTCAACAAG GTGTTGTCTAATGATGACATAAGATATGGCTATAATGCAGCTATGAACTGTTATGAGGACTTGGTAGCTGCTGGCATTTTAGATCCATCCAAG GTTGTTAGATGCTGTTTGGAGCATGCTGCTGCTACTGCAAAGACTTTTCTCACCTCTGACCTGGTTGTTGTGGATGTAAAGGGAACAGAGACCATTTCGATGAGAATGCCACCACGAAGACCAATGCCGATGTCTAATATGATGCAACCACCCTTGCCAGCATCTAAATTTATGCGGATGCCAG GTATTGCACTTTAG